The Glycine soja cultivar W05 chromosome 8, ASM419377v2, whole genome shotgun sequence genome has a window encoding:
- the LOC114422457 gene encoding berberine bridge enzyme-like 13 translates to MKSLRSILATFVVLLSISLTISLPIEEAFNHCLTQHSQTPNQFPSSIYTYTNGSFTSILESTAQNLRYLLPSVPKPDFIFTPLDDSQVQAAVVCAKKLGIHMRVRSGGHDYEGLSYVSLIEKPFMILDLAKLRAVNVDIARNTAWIQAGATIGEVYYRISEKSAVHGFPAGLCTTLGIGGHITGGAYGSMMRKYGLGADNVLDARIVDANGKVLDRKAMGEDLFWAIRGGGGGSFGVILWWKIKLVPVPQTVTVFTVTKTLEQGGSKLLHRWQQVAPHIDENLFIRVIIQPGNGTVPGKRTVTTSYNALFLGGANRLLQVMKHGFPELGLTRKDCVETSWIKSVLYIAGYPDGTAPEVLLQGKSTTKAYFKAKSDFVREVITEKSLNALWKIFLQDDGPLMIWNPYGGKMSRIAESATPFPHRKGVLYKIQHVTGWLDGEKSMAKHMNWMRKFYFYMAPYVSKYPRETYVNYRDLDIGMNQKNNTSLLKASPWGYRYFKGNFNRLVKVKTKVDPSNFFRHEQSIPLLPTGKKE, encoded by the coding sequence ATGAAGTCTCTGAGGTCCATCTTAGCAACTTTTGTGGTTCTATTATCAATTTCACTCACTATCTCACTTCCAATTGAAGAAGCTTTCAACCATTGTCTAACACAACACTCTCAGACTCCAAACCAATTTCCCTCATCAATCTACACTTACACCAATGGTTCCTTCACTTCAATCCTTGAGTCCACAGCTCAAAATCTAAGGTACTTGTTGCCCTCAGTGCCAAAACCAGATTTCATATTCACCCCACTGGATGACTCTCAAGTCCAAGCAGCAGTGGTTTGTGCAAAAAAGCTTGGTATTCACATGAGAGTGCGAAGTGGAGGGCATGACTATGAAGGGCTCTCTTATGTTTCCCTCATTGAGAAGCCTTTCATGATCCTAGACTTGGCCAAACTTCGTGCAGTGAATGTTGATATTGCGCGAAACACGGCTTGGATCCAAGCCGGTGCTACTATTGGTGAAGTTTACTACAGAATTTCAGAGAAGAGTGCAGTTCATGGCTTCCCTGCAGGCCTTTGCACAACCTTGGGGATTGGAGGGCACATCACAGGAGGTGCATATGGTTCCATGATGAGAAAGTATGGTCTTGGTGCTGACAATGTTCTAGATGCTAGAATTGTTGATGCTAATGGGAAGGTTCTTGATAGAAAAGCCATGGGGGAGGATCTATTTTGGGCTATAAGAGGAGGTGGAGGTGGAAGCTTTGGCGTTATTCTTTGGTGGAAGATCAAGCTAGTTCCTGTGCCACAAACCGTGACTGTTTTCACAGTGACCAAGACCTTAGAACAAGGAGGGAGCAAGCTTCTTCATAGATGGCAGCAAGTGGCTCCACATATTGATGAGAATCTCTTCATTAGAGTTATCATTCAACCAGGGAATGGCACTGTTCCTGGTAAGAGAACAGTAACAACTTCTTACAATGCTCTCTTTCTTGGTGGTGCTAATAGGCTTCTCCAAGTGATGAAGCATGGTTTTCCTGAGTTAGGTTTGACAAGAAAGGATTGTGTGGAGACTAGTTGGATCAAATCTGTGCTTTATATTGCTGGCTACCCTGATGGAACAGCCCCAGAAGTTTTGCTCCAAGGGAAGTCCACAACAAAGGCTTATTTCAAAGccaaatcagattttgtgagggAAGTAATTACAGAAAAGTCCCTCAATGCACTATGGAAAATTTTTCTGCAGGATGATGGCCCTCTAATGATTTGGAATCCCTATGGTGGAAAAATGAGTAGGATTGCAGAATCTGCCACCCCTTTCCCTCACAGAAAGGGAGTTCTCTACAAGATTCAGCATGTGACTGGATGGCTTGATGGAGAGAAGAGTATGGCAAAGCACATGAACTGGATGAGGAAATTTTATTTCTACATGGCTCCCTATGTTTCTAAGTATCCAAGGGAAACTTATGTGAATTATAGAGACTTGGATATAGGGATGAACcagaagaataacacaagtttattGAAGGCTTCGCCATGGGGCTATAGGTATTTCAAGGGTAACTTCAATAGGTTAGTGAAGGTGAAAACTAAAGTTGATCCATCTAATTTCTTTAGGCATGAGCAGAGTATCCCTCTATTGCCAACTGGTAAGAAAGAGTAG